The Halomonas sp. 'Soap Lake #6' genomic sequence GGGGCAGATACCCGTATCGGATTTGAATATTTATATCCGGGGTGTGGTTTCGGTGGACCTAATTTTTCTCGTGATTTAATGCGGTTAGCCGATGTCCAGTCGGCAAGCGGTCGTTATTCAGCGTTGCTTGAGCAGGTAATGGATATTAATGAACAGAAAAAAGAGACGCTGTTTAGGAAATTGTGGTCATTTTTTGAAGGTGATTTAGCAGGTAAAACCATTGCGATTTGGGGGGCAGCGTTTAAGCCAGGTACCGCACGTATAGACCATGCGCCTGTACTCACGTTACTAGAAGCTCTTTGGGCTCAAGGTGCCAATGTGAGGCTACACGACCCTGCGGCTATTCCTGCTTTACGCGCTGCGGTCGGTGATCGTGACGACTTGGTCACTTTTGAAGGTGACCCTTACCAAGCTTGTGAGGGGGCCGACGCATTAATGTTGGTAACCGAGTGGAAATCCTACTGGAACCCTGATTGGCATCGTTTGTTCTCTCTGCTGAGCGCTAAACTGGTGTTAGATGGTCGAAACATTTTCGACCCAGCCTTTGTGGCAAGCTGTGGTTTACGCTATAGAGGGATCGGGCGTCGTGCCGATCCGACGACTCTGTGAGGAATAACCATGTCCAATAGCACTTCATCCCAGCGCATTGTTCCTGATGTGGGTCAAAGCATAGCCACGCAACACTTGCGTCATCGCAAGGGGCCAAGGCTGTGGCCATTGTGGCTGGTAATGCTAGTGATCATCGCGGCACTGGGAGCGGCTACTGTCGGGCTCTGGTATGAGCGTGAGCGCTTATTGGATGAACTTCATCGCGTAAGTGGTGAGGTCTCTAATATCCACGCTAGGCTCGACTCAGGTGACACGGATACACAGGATACGATAACCTTTGTACAGGCTCAGGTGGCGACGCTATTTCAAGAGCAAGAGCAACTGGCAATGGTGATTACGAACACCCGTGAAGAGCTTTATAGTCTCTTAACGGCTAATGAAGAGCTTGTGTCAAACGATGCCGTGATGACGCTTTCACAGTCAGTAGAGCAGCTCCGTGAGCAAGCCAACTTTCGTGATAGACAACTAGCAGCCATCCGAACATCATTAGATGCTTTGGAGCAGGTGGGCACCTCAGGTCGACAAAATCTGGTCGAAGAAGTCTCTTACCTAACGCAAAATACAACGCAGCGAATAGAAGCACTTGAAAATCAACTGGAAAGTGAAAGCAATGAATTAGAAACGCAATTTTCCCGTTGGCGTGTGGAAGTTGATCAGCGGTTAAGTGAAGTTACCGCGAATTTAGATGAACTAAACTCAGTGGATATAACGGTAGTTAGCCAAGAATCGCTGGATGAAATTGAGCAGCAATGGATGCAACGTATCAATACTTTGGAGAGCGATATACGCCAAGTTCGTCAAGCACAGCTAGCGTTTAGCGCGCAAATGGAAATGCTCCGGTAAGCAATATTCGGCCGCCTTTAAAAATGTTATGAAGCCACCGAATCACGGATTTGGTTAGGGACAGACTGTATGGGAAAGCAACGCCGGTGGCCCGTAGCCACTAAAGCAGCCTGTTTTATGGTGCTGCCATTATTCACGTTGAGCCCTACTTCCTGGGCATTAAATGCAGCGATCAGTGGTGTCAGTAGTCAGGTGGAAACTAATATCGATGCTTATTTACAAAGTATCGACGAAGAACAGTACACAGATGTACGACTAGAAGGTGTAATCAGGCAGCGTACCCGCGAAGCAATGCGTGTATATGGATATTATGAGCCTGATATTACGGTTGAACTTGATAAAACGCCTGTCGCAGTGCGAATCGAACCAGGCCCCCAAGTTAAAATTGAAGTCCTGTCGGTCAATATTGAAGGGGATGCACAGCATGATCGCCCATTTCAGGATGCACTTGAAAACTTTCCTTTGCGGGAAGGTGATCCATTGCAGCATGCGCCCTGGGACCGGTTGCGTAATCAATTTTCCAGCTTAGCCATTGAGCGAGGGTACTTCGACTCGGGGTTTACTGACCGCCGAATGGAAGTGAGGCCTTATCTTGAAAGTGCTCGTCTTTATATGGACTTCAATAGTGGGCCGCGCTATCAATTTGGTAACACGTCAATTCGGGGGAGCCACATTGACCCCGAGCGCCTTCGCCACATGCAGACCTATGAAGCGGGTGATCCCTACCTTGCTGAGTCCATTGCCCGATACAACCAGCGTTTAGCAGAGACCGGCTGGTTTAGCTCGGTGACTGTCCGCCCTCGGTTGGATACGGCCCAGGAACTTACCATTACTCCACCTAGTGGAGGAGCTCCTTGGTGGAGTGAGGCGACTGCGTCTCAACCTCAACGCCCACGCCTTTCTGGTGCGGCGCTTGCAAGTGCATTAAGCCTTAATCGACGCGATGAAGATGATACTCGTTTGCCTATCGATGTTAGCGTTGAGCCAGCTGACCGCCACCAATTCGAGGTGGGTATTGGTTATGCGACGGATGTCGGACCCCGGTTACGTTTTGGTTGGCAGCAACCCTGGATAAATCGCTTCGGACATAGCTTAAATCACGATCTTTATATTTCGGCGCCTGAACAGCGTTTCAGCGGTGTTTACAACATACCACTGGAAGATCCTATTCGTGATAACTATCGCCTTCAGTATGGGGTGCGTAACCGAGATGACAGCGACACCCGGTCTCTAGAAGGCACGGTGGAAATTGCACGTCGTTGGGAGTTTGAGAATCGTTGGGTGCAAACGCTTTATTTTCGTACCACCTATGAAGATTTTACCCAGGGTGGCGTTTCAGATGAAGTCTGGCTCTTCTATCCGGGCATCCAATGGTCACGGACTCGTGCTCAGCCTCAACGTTTTCCTCTTTGGGGGGATCGCCAGCAGCTTTCCATTGAGTATTCAGATACCGCATGGAAATCTGACGCCCAGTTTGCCCGGCTAACCGGTGATACTGAATGGATTCGTACCATTGGCAACGATAATCGGTTTTTGGCCAGGTTGAGCATTGGCGCCATTGAAACCCATGATTTTGATAAGTTACCGCCCTCATTACGCTTCTTCGCCGGTGGCGATCGTAGCGTTCGGGGCTACTCCTATGAAAGCTTATCGCCAAGAAACGAAGAAGGGCGCCTGCGGGGCGGTCAGCAAATGCTGACCTCAACGCTCGAATACCAACGCCGTGTGAAGGACAACTGGTGGGCTGCAACCTTTGTGGATAGTGGAGATGCATTTGATAACTGGGGGCCAGAAGATCTCAAAACCGGTGCAGGTGTTGGGGTGAGGTGGGTATCGCCGGTAGGCCCCATTCGCGTTGATGTTGCTCATCCCTTCGATAACGATGACGACTGGCGTTTGCATTTTTCCATTGGCCCGGAATTCTAGGAGAGTATTTTGGCTAAGGTTGATTCAGCAGAACCCGCAAAGCGTCAGTTACTCTCGCCTAAACGGCGTCTGTGGTTAGTGGTGTGGAGCTTCATACGGTTACTTATCGTAGTGCCTCTATGGCTGTTTGGCCTAGTAGCACTACTATTGGGTGTAGCGCTATCGCCCTGGGGCACGGGAGTGTTGTTCTCACAAGGTGAGCAGCGGGGCTATTTCACTTTTGAGCACCAGGAGGGAGCACTACTTGATCGCTTTACCTTGCGGGGCTTTCGGCTCGAGCTTGGTGATACCCGCATCCATATTGATGATTTTGAGTTAGCTTGGGCGGACGACTGCTTGCTCTCTGGTCGTCTTTGTTTAGAAACCTTGCGACTCGAGGGGGCGGATGTTCGACTGGGTAGCGGAGACGATGTAGAAGAGGCTGATGACGATTCAGGTGGTCTCGCTCGTATCCAGCTGCCGTTTCCTATTGAACTGCGTTCTATTGAAGTAAATAACGCTCATGTGGAACTGGCAGATGGGACACGCATCACCTGGGATGCCTTTACTACCTCAGCCGTGGCGGAAAAAAGCCTAGTTCGCATTGCCTCCACTGAGCTTATCAGGCCAACACTGTACCTACCGCCGTCGACTGGCGATCAGCTCACCCAGGGTGTTGAAACACCGCTGACGGCTGAAGGTATTGACGGCGCTATCGCTGTTTTGCAGCCCATAGCCGATGATATTTCCGCTGTTGCTCAGCCTGGCCCCTTGGCTGCTGATGGACGTATAGAACTGCCGGAAATCACTCTACCCATCGACGTCCAAGTTGAAGCCCTAACCGTATCTGATTTCAACTTGGAGGGGGCGTTTGCTTACCATGTAGAACGCTTAACATTAGAAGCAGAAACACAGGGCAATCGCATAACGGTCAAGACCCTGGAAGTGTTAACACCCGATGCTCAAGTAACGCTTGTCGCTACGACTGCGTTAGAAGGGGATTATCCGCTGGAGGCACGTTTAACCGCAGAGCTTTTCTTGCCAGAGCTTTTCCCAGAGCTGGAGGGGGAGGAGGTCGTGCTTGAGCTATCAGGTGATCTTGCAGAACTTTACGCTAATTTAGCAGTAACTGGAGTGGTGAACGCAAACTTAACTGCTCAAGCCGACGCACTATCGTCAACTATACCCTTTGCAGCTCGGTTACAAAGCGATAGCTTACAATGGCCGTTAACCTCTCCCGATGGTGAAGAGCAAGAGGTCTATTCACTTGAGTCGCTAGACCTTTCTGTTACAGGTAGCTTGGAGGCTTATCAGTTATCGCTGGGTGTTACTGCACAAGGGCCGCAAGTACCTTCAACGCAGATCAATGTTAGCGGTGATGGGGATCTTACTTCGTTCCGATGGGAGCAGTTGGCGTTACGCGTTGATGAAAGTGTGCTGCATAGCCAGGGGCAAATTAATTGGGCTGCACCTATACAAATTGATACGCGTATCCAGCTTGAACAGTTTGATCCTGCGCACTTTGTCGACGACCTTAATGGGCGCCTTAACGGAGATATTGCCTTAAGTGTGCGGCAACTAGATGAACTTTGGGAAGTGAGTGTGCCCAGTCTAGCTATCGAGGGTGACCTGCAGGAATACCCCCTCACTTTACAGGCAGCCTTAGAGGCAAATAGTAATCTTGAAGTCGATATTCAAGAATTTCTGTTTACACAAGGACAAAACCGACTAACTGCTTTTGGGCAGGTTAGCCAGGAGGCGATGTCCCTTGAGGCTGAAATAGCACTGCGTGAGTTACAAGCACTACATCCCGAACTAGCGGGCACGCTGACAGGCAATATACAAGCGAGCGGCAGTTTTACTCAACCTGCACTTATTGCCCGCTTATCTGGAAGTAACCTGCGCTTTGCTGATAACCAAATTGAGCAGTTGTCGCTCGACGCAGACGTGCAAGGACTGGACGACCCAAGGTTAGAGGTGGATCTAGGTTTACAGCAGGTTAATGCAGGAGGGCAGTTACTTTCCAGCGTATCATTGGAGCTGGATGGCCATCTTTCTCAGCATACGCTATCGATAAACGTGCAAGGTGGTTCCAACAGTGTGCTAACTCGCGCACAGCTTGCCTTAAATGGCCGTTTTGATCAGCAACGTCAGCTGTATCAAGGGCGTTTAACTCCACTGGAAATTGATTCCGAGGCAGGTGATATCAGGTTAGTAGCACCTCTGGATCTTAGTTATAACTTAGACAGTGGGCAAGCGCAGCTATCTCCGTTTTGTATCCGCCGGGAGCAGGGGGGGCTTGTATGTTCCGAAGAGTCTATCGAAGCCTCTGCTCAGCAGGGGCGTGCGGTGCTAAGTGTGCGTGAAGTGCCTATGGAAATGCTTGAGCCTTTCCTTCCCGAAGAGTGGAGTTTTGAAGGTGATACTACTGCCGATGTGGTTGCTTCTTGGCGTCAAGGTGGTGCGCAGTGGCAGGCTGAGGTGCAACTGCTCAGTGAGCTCGCCATTACTGCTATCAATGACTACGGACAACCTGTCCAACTGCCGATTATTAATCTAAATGCTCAGATAGATGCCAATCAAGCGCGGGCTGATGCCAATATAGCGCTATCGCTCTCTGAGGCCGGGGATCTCTCACTAAATCTTTCGGTAAACGATCCATTGGGACAAGGTGCGCTCGCAGGTGAGCTGCGTGCAAATAACCTGTCTCTTGAGCCATACCGCCCCATGGTGGTTGAAATGGACCGCCTGGAAGGAATGCTAAACGGCAGTGTGCAAATTAGCGGCACGACCAGTCAGCCTGACCTACAGGGAGAGCTTGCATTACGCAACATTCGTGTCCATGGCCTGGATATTCCTGTTGATGTGCAAGATGGTGCTCTGGTGGTCTCTTTTGATGGTGAGCAAGGAGACATTGACGGCTTTTTAGCCGCAGAACGCGGACGCCTGAATATCTCAGGTGATGCTTATTGGCCGACTGGTAACGATTGGCGAATTGGTGTTGATCTGAATGCGACACAGGAGCCGTTATTGATTGTAGTGCCACAATTTGGGCGCCTGGAGGCAGCACCGGATATACGTATTCGTATTACACCTGAACTGTTACAAGTGCGTGGCAATGTCGATTTGCCGTGGGCTCGATTAACGCTTGGAGATTTACCCTCCTCCGCAATTTCACCAAGTGCTGATGAAATTATTATTACCGAACGCGATGACCGAGAAGCTGAGCGTTTGGCTCAGCAGCGCGCTATTAGTGGCGAGACTAGCGCCGCCGATGAATTAGCACAAACAGGAATGGCGCTCGATGTACTAATCACGTTAACGCTGGGCAGAGATATGCTGTTTTCAGCCTATGGGCTTGAATCTGGCTTAGGGGGCACGCTAGAAATTCGCCAGGGCAGTGGCGCATTGCAGCTGTTTGGTGATGTCAGCTTGGTCGATGGGCGTTTCCAAGCGTTCGGGCAGGATTTGCTGATACGGCGAGGACAGGTGCTATTTAGCGGCCCTCCCGGCTTACCGGTACTGGATTTCGACGCTGTACGTAATCCAGATATTACCGAGGATGATGTTATTGCTGGTCTTCGGGTAACCGGGAATGCTGAAGAGCCTAATGTATCTATCTTCTCCGAACCTCCCATGGATGAGACTCGTGCACTATCTTATCTTTTGAGAGGCCGTGCTCCAGATGCTTCAGGTGGTGGAATAGATAGCGCTTTAACCACGGCACTGATAGGCATGTCTCTTGGCCGCACAGGGAGTGCTGTCGGGTCTATTGGTGAAGCCTTCGGTATCTCTGATTTGACGCTGGATACCACGGGAGCGGGTGATGATAGCCAAGTGGCGTTAAGTGGGCAGTTAACCGATGATATTCGGATTAGCTACGGCGTGGGAATTTTCTCGCCTATAGCAGAACTCACTCTTCGCTATACGCTCTGGCGTAATTTATATGTACAAGCGGTTTCGGGGGCTAATCAAGCGGTGGATTTAATTTACACGTTTTCCCGCTCTGGCAATCCCGACATTTACCCACGGCAATAAAAGAGGGCGTTATGACGCTATTTTCTGAAAATCCGACTGTGCCAACAGGACGTAAAGCGCCTATCGAAACCAGTGAAACACACACCATCACTGGGCATGCGATGCATCCGCCTTTTCCTGAAGGGTATGAAGATATAGTCGTGGGAATGGGGTGCTTCTGGGGGGTAGAGCGCTTGTTTTGGCAGCAGCCAGGTGTGTATATAACGGCTGCGGGTTACGCAGGTGGTTCGACTCCCAACCCAACCTACCAAGAAACGTGTACCGGCCGCACAGGTCATACCGAAGTTGTTCGTGTGATCTATGACCCGAAACAAGTGTCATTGGACACCCTATTGCAAATTTTTTGGGAGCAGCATGATCCCACGCAGGGTGATCGCCAAGGGAATGATATTGGTAGCCAGTATCGCTCTGCGATTTATACGACCACTGATGTGCAGCTGGCCACAGCTAAACGCAGCGCTGATGCATACCAGCAAGCGCTTGACCGTTCAGGTAAAGGAGCCATTACCACTGAAATTAAGCCATTAGATACGTTTTACTATGCAGAGGCTTATCACCAGCAGTATTTAGCTAAAAACCCAAATGGTTACTGCGGGTTGAAGGGGACGGGTGTCACTTGCCCCATTTGATAAGTCGGAGTAATCAAATATGCAACGCTTAATTCGTGGTACGGCGCTTATCAGCTTAGCTACTGCAGCCATAATGCATGCTACTTCGGCATTCTCAACGGATGAAGGCGCAACTCCTCAGCAGCCACTTGCCTTAGAGGATTCGCCTTTTTCCAGTGAGCGAGAGGCTGTTGCTTGGCGGCAAGAAGAGCTGAAAGATTTAGAACGCTTACTGCGCCAGCTCCGATTTGACTTGGTCAATAACCGCGATGCTCGTGGTGCAGCCCCTCGTCTTGTCGAGCTGCAACAGCGTGCAACTCCTGAGTACTTCTTGCCGGCGTTTATTGAAGGCACTCATGGCCGTGGTTCAGATGCGCGCCCCGCAATCTGGCAAGAGTGGGACGAATTCGCTGCAGGCTTTCGTGATCTTGAACAGAAGGTCGCAGAGTTAGTAAGTGCCGCTGAACAAGAGGATTATCGTGCAGCTACACGAGCGTTCTCGGATGTAAGTCTAAGCTGCCGTAGTTGTCACCGCGCTTATCGGCATAATTAGTAAGCGGATAAGCGCGGCTATTGCCAACGTTAGTCGCCTGGCTGGATGCGGTCGATGCGGTAGAGTGTTTCGACCTGGTCTAGGCCGCTAATCGTGCATCGTAGATCTTTAACGCGGCCATCACTTAGTCCATAGACCCAGCCATGTACCGAGATTTTCTGGCCGCGTTGCCAAGCGCGCTGTAAAATTTTGGTGCGGCACAAGCTATTAACCTGCGCCTTAACGTTCAACTCGCACATGCGGTCAATCTGGTCTTCTATCGGCAGATGCTCAAGTGAGTCACGGTGACGATTATACTGTTCTCGAACAGAGTGAAGCCAATAATCAACGACGCCGCACTCGCTGCCTGTTACCGCCGCTTTAATACCACCACAGCCATAATGCCCCACAATCATCACATGGCTGACCTTAAGAACGTCGACGGCATACTGCACCACAGAAAGCGCATTCATATCAGTATGGTGGAGTAGGTTAGCTACGTTTCGGTGAACAAATACTTCGCCTGGTGGCAGCGAGATGATCTGATTCGCGGGTACACGGCTATCAGAGCAACCAATCCATAAGTAATCAGGATTTTGTTGGTTGGAGAGGCGTTTAAAGTACTCTGGATCCTCTTCGCACATGCGCTCAGCCCAAGCGCGATTGTTTTCGAGGAGCGTCGCAATAGGGTCAGGCATGGAATCTCCGTAGGATGAAATTATCAGGTTGGAAGGCGCTAGACATCAGTAATAGTAGCGCGTCGTTAATTCAGAGTAGGGGTTTTAACCTTCCCAGTATGTAAGGTCAATCTTCAGTTTACCGCCAGCGTCAATAATTTGGCGCTGCAGATAGGAGTCAACCATGCCAGCAGATGCTAATTACGAATATGATTTATTTATCATTGGCGCCGGATCAGGCGGAGTTCGTGCTGCCCGTATGGCTGCCGCTACAGGGGCGCGGGTAGCCGTTGCAGAAGAACGCTACTTAGGTGGGACTTGCGTCAATGTCGGATGTGTCCCCAAAAAGCTCTACTCATACGCCGCCCACTTTCACGATAGTTTCATGGATGCTGCTGGCTTTGGCTGGAAGCTCCCTGAGGCCGCTGTGTTTGACTGGCCAACGCTGCGGGATAGTAAAACCCTCGAAATCAAACGATTGAACGGCATCTACCAGAGGATGCTGGAAGGTGCTGGTGTCACTTTATTCAACTCCAGAGCCACACTGGTTGACGCGCATACTATTTCAATAACGCGAGAAGGTAGGGTGACCCAGGTCACTGCTAAACAAATATTATTGGCGACGGGAGGGTGGCCTTGGGTGCCTAGCTTTCCAGGCAGCGAATACGCGCTTAATTCAAACCAAATATTTGATTTAGAAGCCTTCCCAAAGCGCTTTCTAGTATTGGGTGGCGGCTATATTGCGGTTGAGTTTGCCAGTATTTTTAACGGGTTAGGCAGTAATACACACCTCATTTACCGCGGTGAGCTATTTTTAAAAGGCTTCGATCAAGAAGTTCGTGAGTTCACCCGCGACGAGATGGTCAAAAAAGGCGTTAATCTCCATTTTGAAGCTAATATTCAGCGAATTGAGCCTAGCGGCAGTGCGTTCAACGTATACCTCACGACTGGAGAGATGCTAGAAGTTGATGCCGTTCTCGCCGCGACTGGGCGCCGGGTAAATATTGAAGGCTTAGGATTAGACGCATTGGGAGTAGCATTAGATGAGAACGGGAAAATTTCTGTTAATAATCGCTATGAAACGACAGTTCCTTCGATATTAGCCTTGGGGGATTTAACAGCAGGTCCTGAACTTACCCCTATCGCCTTGGCTGAAGCGATGCAATTGGTGGACATTCACTTTAATAAAATGGATCTTCAGCCATTAGATTACACCACCGTGCCTACAGCTGTGTTTTGCCACCCTAATATCGGTACGGTTGGGCTCACCGAGGAAGTCGCTCGAAAGAAATATTCTAAAATCCGTGTGTATCGCACCGACTTCAGACCCATGAAGCATACGCTTTCGGGAAGCTCTGAGCGTGTGCTGATGAAGCTGATCGTTAATGATGAGAACGATGTCGTGCTAGGTGCTCACATGGTGGGTGACGAGGCGGGCGAGCTCATCCAGGGGATTGCGATAGCCGTAAAGGCTGGGCTTACCAAGAGCGATTTCGATCGCACAGTAGGCATTCATCCAACGGGTGCTGAAGAGTTTGTCACAATGCGCACGCCCTCACGCTACTAAGTTGGTTAACTACAAGTTGGTTAACTACAAGCTGGCTATTCTCAT encodes the following:
- the tamA gene encoding autotransporter assembly complex protein TamA; the encoded protein is MGKQRRWPVATKAACFMVLPLFTLSPTSWALNAAISGVSSQVETNIDAYLQSIDEEQYTDVRLEGVIRQRTREAMRVYGYYEPDITVELDKTPVAVRIEPGPQVKIEVLSVNIEGDAQHDRPFQDALENFPLREGDPLQHAPWDRLRNQFSSLAIERGYFDSGFTDRRMEVRPYLESARLYMDFNSGPRYQFGNTSIRGSHIDPERLRHMQTYEAGDPYLAESIARYNQRLAETGWFSSVTVRPRLDTAQELTITPPSGGAPWWSEATASQPQRPRLSGAALASALSLNRRDEDDTRLPIDVSVEPADRHQFEVGIGYATDVGPRLRFGWQQPWINRFGHSLNHDLYISAPEQRFSGVYNIPLEDPIRDNYRLQYGVRNRDDSDTRSLEGTVEIARRWEFENRWVQTLYFRTTYEDFTQGGVSDEVWLFYPGIQWSRTRAQPQRFPLWGDRQQLSIEYSDTAWKSDAQFARLTGDTEWIRTIGNDNRFLARLSIGAIETHDFDKLPPSLRFFAGGDRSVRGYSYESLSPRNEEGRLRGGQQMLTSTLEYQRRVKDNWWAATFVDSGDAFDNWGPEDLKTGAGVGVRWVSPVGPIRVDVAHPFDNDDDWRLHFSIGPEF
- the tamB gene encoding autotransporter assembly complex protein TamB encodes the protein MAKVDSAEPAKRQLLSPKRRLWLVVWSFIRLLIVVPLWLFGLVALLLGVALSPWGTGVLFSQGEQRGYFTFEHQEGALLDRFTLRGFRLELGDTRIHIDDFELAWADDCLLSGRLCLETLRLEGADVRLGSGDDVEEADDDSGGLARIQLPFPIELRSIEVNNAHVELADGTRITWDAFTTSAVAEKSLVRIASTELIRPTLYLPPSTGDQLTQGVETPLTAEGIDGAIAVLQPIADDISAVAQPGPLAADGRIELPEITLPIDVQVEALTVSDFNLEGAFAYHVERLTLEAETQGNRITVKTLEVLTPDAQVTLVATTALEGDYPLEARLTAELFLPELFPELEGEEVVLELSGDLAELYANLAVTGVVNANLTAQADALSSTIPFAARLQSDSLQWPLTSPDGEEQEVYSLESLDLSVTGSLEAYQLSLGVTAQGPQVPSTQINVSGDGDLTSFRWEQLALRVDESVLHSQGQINWAAPIQIDTRIQLEQFDPAHFVDDLNGRLNGDIALSVRQLDELWEVSVPSLAIEGDLQEYPLTLQAALEANSNLEVDIQEFLFTQGQNRLTAFGQVSQEAMSLEAEIALRELQALHPELAGTLTGNIQASGSFTQPALIARLSGSNLRFADNQIEQLSLDADVQGLDDPRLEVDLGLQQVNAGGQLLSSVSLELDGHLSQHTLSINVQGGSNSVLTRAQLALNGRFDQQRQLYQGRLTPLEIDSEAGDIRLVAPLDLSYNLDSGQAQLSPFCIRREQGGLVCSEESIEASAQQGRAVLSVREVPMEMLEPFLPEEWSFEGDTTADVVASWRQGGAQWQAEVQLLSELAITAINDYGQPVQLPIINLNAQIDANQARADANIALSLSEAGDLSLNLSVNDPLGQGALAGELRANNLSLEPYRPMVVEMDRLEGMLNGSVQISGTTSQPDLQGELALRNIRVHGLDIPVDVQDGALVVSFDGEQGDIDGFLAAERGRLNISGDAYWPTGNDWRIGVDLNATQEPLLIVVPQFGRLEAAPDIRIRITPELLQVRGNVDLPWARLTLGDLPSSAISPSADEIIITERDDREAERLAQQRAISGETSAADELAQTGMALDVLITLTLGRDMLFSAYGLESGLGGTLEIRQGSGALQLFGDVSLVDGRFQAFGQDLLIRRGQVLFSGPPGLPVLDFDAVRNPDITEDDVIAGLRVTGNAEEPNVSIFSEPPMDETRALSYLLRGRAPDASGGGIDSALTTALIGMSLGRTGSAVGSIGEAFGISDLTLDTTGAGDDSQVALSGQLTDDIRISYGVGIFSPIAELTLRYTLWRNLYVQAVSGANQAVDLIYTFSRSGNPDIYPRQ
- the msrA gene encoding peptide-methionine (S)-S-oxide reductase MsrA, with the protein product MTLFSENPTVPTGRKAPIETSETHTITGHAMHPPFPEGYEDIVVGMGCFWGVERLFWQQPGVYITAAGYAGGSTPNPTYQETCTGRTGHTEVVRVIYDPKQVSLDTLLQIFWEQHDPTQGDRQGNDIGSQYRSAIYTTTDVQLATAKRSADAYQQALDRSGKGAITTEIKPLDTFYYAEAYHQQYLAKNPNGYCGLKGTGVTCPI
- a CDS encoding c-type cytochrome yields the protein MQRLIRGTALISLATAAIMHATSAFSTDEGATPQQPLALEDSPFSSEREAVAWRQEELKDLERLLRQLRFDLVNNRDARGAAPRLVELQQRATPEYFLPAFIEGTHGRGSDARPAIWQEWDEFAAGFRDLEQKVAELVSAAEQEDYRAATRAFSDVSLSCRSCHRAYRHN
- the can gene encoding carbonate dehydratase codes for the protein MPDPIATLLENNRAWAERMCEEDPEYFKRLSNQQNPDYLWIGCSDSRVPANQIISLPPGEVFVHRNVANLLHHTDMNALSVVQYAVDVLKVSHVMIVGHYGCGGIKAAVTGSECGVVDYWLHSVREQYNRHRDSLEHLPIEDQIDRMCELNVKAQVNSLCRTKILQRAWQRGQKISVHGWVYGLSDGRVKDLRCTISGLDQVETLYRIDRIQPGD
- the gorA gene encoding glutathione-disulfide reductase, with the translated sequence MPADANYEYDLFIIGAGSGGVRAARMAAATGARVAVAEERYLGGTCVNVGCVPKKLYSYAAHFHDSFMDAAGFGWKLPEAAVFDWPTLRDSKTLEIKRLNGIYQRMLEGAGVTLFNSRATLVDAHTISITREGRVTQVTAKQILLATGGWPWVPSFPGSEYALNSNQIFDLEAFPKRFLVLGGGYIAVEFASIFNGLGSNTHLIYRGELFLKGFDQEVREFTRDEMVKKGVNLHFEANIQRIEPSGSAFNVYLTTGEMLEVDAVLAATGRRVNIEGLGLDALGVALDENGKISVNNRYETTVPSILALGDLTAGPELTPIALAEAMQLVDIHFNKMDLQPLDYTTVPTAVFCHPNIGTVGLTEEVARKKYSKIRVYRTDFRPMKHTLSGSSERVLMKLIVNDENDVVLGAHMVGDEAGELIQGIAIAVKAGLTKSDFDRTVGIHPTGAEEFVTMRTPSRY